A single genomic interval of Tsukamurella paurometabola harbors:
- the aceA gene encoding isocitrate lyase has product MSTVGQPRTAAEIQQDWDTNPRWKGIKRDYTAAQVEELQGTVVEDHTLARRGAEILWEGVTKGDDSYINALGALTGNMAVQQVRAGLKAIYLSGWQVAGDANLSGHTYPDQSLYPANSVPAVVRRINNALLRADEISRVEGDTSVDNWLVPIVADGEAGFGGALNVYELQKAMIAAGAAGTHWEDQLASEKKCGHLGGKVLIPTQQHIRTLTSARLAADVANTPTVVIARTDAEAATLITSDVDDRDKPFVTGERTAEGFYNVKNGIEPCIARAKAYAPYADLIWMETGTPDLELAKKFAESVKAEFPDQLLAYNCSPSFNWKQHLDDATIAKFQNELGAMGFKFQFITLAGFHALNYSMFDLAYGYAREQMKAYVELQEKEFASEARGYTATKHQREVGAGYFDRIATTVDPESSTTALKGSTEEGQFH; this is encoded by the coding sequence ATGAGCACCGTCGGACAGCCGAGGACCGCCGCCGAGATCCAGCAGGATTGGGACACCAACCCGCGCTGGAAGGGCATCAAGCGTGACTACACCGCCGCCCAGGTCGAGGAGCTTCAGGGCACCGTCGTCGAGGACCACACCCTCGCGCGCCGTGGCGCCGAGATCCTCTGGGAGGGCGTGACCAAGGGCGACGACAGCTACATCAACGCCCTGGGTGCCCTCACCGGCAACATGGCCGTGCAGCAGGTGCGCGCCGGCCTCAAGGCCATCTACCTCTCCGGCTGGCAGGTCGCCGGTGACGCGAACCTCTCGGGCCACACCTACCCCGACCAGTCGCTGTACCCGGCCAACTCGGTCCCGGCCGTCGTGCGTCGCATCAACAACGCGCTGCTCCGCGCCGACGAGATCTCCCGCGTCGAGGGCGACACGTCGGTCGACAACTGGCTCGTCCCGATCGTCGCGGACGGCGAGGCCGGCTTCGGTGGCGCGCTGAACGTCTACGAGCTGCAGAAGGCCATGATCGCCGCGGGTGCCGCCGGCACCCACTGGGAGGATCAGCTCGCCTCGGAGAAGAAGTGCGGCCACCTCGGCGGCAAGGTTCTCATCCCCACCCAGCAGCACATCCGCACGCTGACCTCGGCCCGTCTGGCCGCGGACGTCGCGAACACCCCCACCGTCGTCATCGCGCGCACCGACGCCGAGGCCGCCACCCTGATCACCTCGGACGTGGACGACCGCGACAAGCCCTTCGTCACCGGTGAGCGCACCGCCGAGGGCTTCTACAACGTCAAGAACGGCATCGAGCCCTGCATCGCTCGCGCCAAGGCCTACGCCCCGTACGCCGACCTCATCTGGATGGAGACCGGCACCCCGGATCTCGAGCTCGCCAAGAAGTTCGCCGAGTCGGTCAAGGCCGAGTTCCCGGACCAGCTCCTGGCCTACAACTGCTCGCCGTCCTTCAACTGGAAGCAGCACCTGGACGACGCGACCATCGCGAAGTTCCAGAACGAGCTGGGCGCCATGGGCTTCAAGTTCCAGTTCATCACCCTGGCAGGCTTCCACGCCCTCAACTACTCGATGTTCGACCTGGCCTACGGCTACGCCCGTGAGCAGATGAAGGCGTACGTCGAGCTGCAGGAGAAGGAGTTCGCGTCGGAGGCCCGTGGCTACACCGCCACGAAGCACCAGCGCGAGGTCGGCGCCGGCTACTTCGACCGCATCGCCACCACCGTCGACCCGGAGAGCTCGACCACCGCGCTCAAGGGCTCGACCGAGGAGGGCCAGTTCCACTAG
- a CDS encoding NAD(P)/FAD-dependent oxidoreductase, translated as MSENIIDTVIIGGGAAGLTAAQVLGRARRAVTVVDAGAPRNAPAVHMHGYLGHDGLNPAELLAIGRREAQAYGVRILPGAATAARRDGDLLEITVGDEVLRARTLLVATGLRDVLPAIDGLAERFGRDAIHCPFCHGYEVRDRPLAVLGGDNAAMSVHQALLIPQWSRDLVFFTNGLDVPDADRERIEARGTRIVDGAVAGLVVEGDAVRAVRLADGTEIAREAVFVGPRFVPQDELLLQLGAERGDNGFVATDPMGGVLPGVWAAGNVVSPMAQVIVAAGAGSSAAAGISAHLLERDIAADLARVAPAI; from the coding sequence ATGAGCGAGAACATCATCGACACCGTCATCATCGGCGGCGGGGCCGCCGGGCTCACCGCCGCGCAGGTCCTCGGCCGGGCGCGACGTGCGGTCACCGTCGTCGACGCGGGCGCGCCCCGCAACGCCCCGGCCGTGCACATGCACGGCTACCTCGGGCACGACGGACTGAACCCCGCCGAGCTGCTCGCGATCGGTCGCCGGGAGGCGCAGGCCTACGGCGTGCGCATCCTCCCCGGTGCCGCGACCGCCGCGCGCCGCGACGGCGACCTCCTCGAGATCACCGTCGGCGACGAGGTGCTGCGCGCCCGAACCCTGCTCGTCGCGACCGGCCTGCGCGACGTACTCCCCGCGATCGACGGCCTCGCCGAGCGGTTCGGCCGCGACGCCATCCACTGCCCGTTCTGCCACGGCTACGAGGTGCGCGACCGGCCGCTGGCGGTGCTCGGCGGCGACAACGCCGCGATGTCGGTGCACCAGGCGCTGCTCATCCCGCAGTGGTCCCGCGACCTGGTCTTCTTCACCAACGGCCTCGACGTCCCCGACGCAGACCGGGAGCGGATCGAGGCGCGCGGGACGCGCATCGTCGACGGTGCCGTGGCGGGCCTCGTCGTCGAGGGCGACGCGGTGCGCGCCGTCCGGCTCGCCGACGGCACCGAGATCGCGCGGGAGGCCGTCTTCGTCGGCCCGCGGTTCGTGCCGCAGGACGAGCTACTGCTGCAACTGGGCGCCGAGCGCGGGGACAACGGCTTCGTCGCCACCGACCCCATGGGCGGCGTGCTGCCGGGCGTGTGGGCGGCGGGCAACGTCGTGAGCCCGATGGCGCAGGTCATCGTCGCGGCCGGGGCGGGTTCCAGCGCCGCCGCCGGGATCAGCGCACACCTGCTCGAGCGCGACATCGCGGCGGACCTCGCCCGCGTCGCGCCCGCGATCTGA
- a CDS encoding 3-hydroxybutyryl-CoA dehydrogenase produces MSEAVSRVGVVGAGQMGGGIAEVSARAGADVLVWEATEELAAGGRARILKSLDRAVSSGKITERERDQAAERLTFTTDLADFADRQLVVEAIVENEAVKAEIFGKLDEVVTDPDAVLASNTSSLPIQRIATATKNPGRVLGLHFFNPVPVLPLVEVISSLSTSESAAARAEQFASEVLGKQVVRATDRSGFIVNALLVPYLLSAIRMYESGFATAEDIDKGMMLGCAHPMGPLKLADLVGLDTVKFIADAMYAEYKEPTYAAPPLLLRLVEAGYVGKKSGRGIYEYPAK; encoded by the coding sequence ATGAGTGAAGCTGTATCCAGGGTCGGCGTGGTCGGCGCGGGCCAGATGGGCGGCGGTATCGCCGAGGTGTCCGCCCGTGCGGGTGCCGACGTACTGGTCTGGGAGGCCACCGAGGAGCTCGCGGCAGGTGGCCGCGCCCGCATCCTCAAGTCGCTCGATCGTGCCGTGTCCAGCGGCAAGATCACCGAGCGCGAGCGCGACCAGGCCGCCGAGCGCCTGACCTTCACCACCGACCTCGCCGACTTCGCCGACCGCCAGCTGGTGGTCGAGGCGATCGTCGAGAACGAGGCCGTGAAGGCGGAGATCTTCGGCAAGCTCGACGAGGTCGTCACCGACCCCGACGCCGTGCTCGCGTCCAACACCTCGTCGCTGCCGATCCAGCGCATCGCCACCGCCACGAAGAACCCGGGCCGTGTGCTGGGCCTGCACTTCTTCAACCCGGTGCCCGTGCTGCCGCTGGTCGAGGTCATCAGCTCGCTGTCGACGTCGGAGTCCGCCGCGGCCCGCGCCGAGCAGTTCGCCTCCGAGGTGCTGGGCAAGCAGGTCGTGCGCGCCACCGACCGCTCGGGCTTCATCGTCAACGCGCTGCTGGTCCCGTACCTGCTGTCCGCGATCCGTATGTACGAGTCGGGCTTCGCGACCGCCGAGGACATCGACAAGGGCATGATGCTCGGCTGCGCGCACCCGATGGGCCCGCTCAAGCTGGCCGACCTCGTGGGCCTGGACACGGTGAAGTTCATCGCCGACGCGATGTACGCCGAGTACAAGGAGCCCACCTACGCCGCACCGCCGCTGCTGCTGCGCCTGGTGGAGGCCGGCTACGTCGGCAAGAAGTCGGGCCGCGGGATCTACGAGTACCCCGCGAAGTAG
- a CDS encoding class I SAM-dependent methyltransferase, with the protein MTSALDRVEALLDPGRLGREPDRSHGYLDVLAPDSGKPAGLSNALMHNPALAAVYEKAWRPAFTRLFSLGGTGTLSRTDVLLDELTGRGDQKLLDVACGPGLYTKPLARKLSDEGVVVGLDVSPAMLQRAVRDNADDRVAYVRGSALELPFPDDTFDTVVCLAALYLIPAPRIAVREICRVAEPGGRVALFTSLQTPLTSVLGSSTAERVSGFRWFGKDEITGWLREYGLVDVQQTVSGQGQFVTARKPR; encoded by the coding sequence ATGACCAGCGCACTCGACCGGGTGGAGGCCCTGCTCGACCCCGGCCGCCTCGGCCGCGAGCCCGACCGCAGCCACGGCTATCTCGACGTGCTCGCCCCCGACAGCGGGAAGCCGGCGGGGCTGAGCAACGCGCTGATGCACAACCCGGCGCTGGCCGCGGTCTACGAGAAGGCGTGGCGACCGGCCTTCACCCGGCTGTTCAGCCTGGGCGGCACAGGCACCCTGAGCCGCACCGACGTGCTCCTCGACGAGCTCACCGGCCGCGGCGACCAGAAGCTTCTCGACGTGGCCTGCGGGCCCGGCCTCTACACGAAGCCGCTCGCCCGCAAGCTCAGCGACGAGGGCGTGGTCGTCGGCCTCGACGTCTCCCCGGCCATGCTGCAGCGGGCCGTCCGCGACAACGCCGACGACCGCGTCGCCTACGTGCGCGGCAGCGCCCTCGAGCTGCCCTTCCCGGACGATACGTTCGACACGGTGGTCTGCCTCGCGGCGCTGTACCTGATCCCGGCGCCGCGGATCGCCGTCCGCGAGATCTGCCGCGTCGCCGAGCCCGGCGGCCGCGTCGCGCTGTTCACCTCGCTGCAGACGCCGCTGACCTCGGTCCTGGGCTCGTCGACGGCGGAGCGGGTCTCCGGGTTCCGCTGGTTCGGCAAGGACGAGATCACCGGTTGGCTGCGCGAGTACGGCCTCGTCGACGTGCAGCAGACCGTCAGCGGGCAGGGGCAGTTCGTGACGGCCCGTAAACCGCGGTGA
- the ramB gene encoding acetate metabolism transcriptional regulator RamB, translated as MSKTFVGARLRGLRKERGLSQASLAEALEISPSYLNQIEHDVRPLSVPVLLKITDVFGVDTSFFNSQDQTRLIAELREVTMDVDAPTSTDELSELARDHPGFARAMVALHRRYLGAADQLAQVTDGRNDPGARGAIPNPHEEVRDFFYQRQNYFHELDVAAEELTARMRMHNADVRTEIVTRLEAVHNVSIRRRVDLGETVLHRYDPRTRVLEINRHLSTGQQVFKMAAELAYLECGREIDALVDGAGFGSEEAGRLARLGLANYYAAAVVLPYTQFHGAAEEFEYDIERLSAFFSVSYETIAHRLSTLQRPNLRGVPLSFVRVDRAGNMSKRQSSTGFHFSASGGTCPLWNVYETFAWPGKIITQIVEMPDGRNYLWVARTVERRAARYGQPGKTFAIGIGCELRHAHRLVYARGLDLSDANATPIGAGCRVCERAGCPQRAFPAIGKALDIDEHRSTISPYLVR; from the coding sequence ATGTCCAAGACCTTCGTGGGGGCACGACTCCGCGGTCTGCGCAAGGAGCGCGGGCTGTCGCAGGCGTCCCTCGCGGAGGCGCTGGAGATCTCGCCGTCGTACCTGAACCAGATCGAGCACGACGTGCGGCCGCTCAGCGTGCCCGTGCTGCTGAAGATCACCGATGTCTTCGGGGTCGACACCTCCTTCTTCAACTCCCAGGACCAGACGCGGCTGATCGCGGAGCTGCGCGAGGTCACCATGGACGTCGACGCGCCGACCAGCACCGACGAGCTGTCCGAGCTCGCCCGCGACCATCCCGGGTTCGCCCGCGCCATGGTCGCGCTGCACCGCCGCTACCTGGGCGCCGCCGACCAGCTGGCGCAGGTCACCGACGGCCGCAACGACCCCGGGGCCCGCGGCGCGATCCCCAATCCGCACGAGGAGGTGCGGGACTTCTTCTACCAGCGGCAGAACTACTTCCACGAGCTCGACGTCGCCGCCGAGGAGCTCACCGCGCGGATGCGCATGCACAACGCCGATGTCCGCACCGAGATCGTCACGCGCCTCGAGGCCGTCCACAACGTGTCGATCCGCCGCCGCGTCGACCTCGGGGAGACGGTGCTGCACCGCTACGACCCCCGCACCCGCGTGCTGGAGATCAACCGGCACCTCTCCACCGGGCAGCAGGTCTTCAAGATGGCCGCCGAGCTCGCCTATCTGGAGTGCGGCCGGGAGATCGACGCCCTGGTCGACGGTGCCGGCTTCGGCTCGGAGGAGGCCGGGCGGCTGGCGCGGCTGGGGCTCGCGAACTACTACGCGGCGGCCGTCGTGCTGCCGTACACGCAGTTCCACGGCGCGGCGGAGGAGTTCGAGTACGACATCGAACGGCTGTCGGCGTTCTTCTCGGTGAGCTACGAGACCATCGCGCACCGGCTGTCGACACTGCAGCGGCCGAACCTGCGCGGCGTGCCGCTCTCGTTCGTCCGCGTCGACCGCGCGGGCAACATGAGCAAGCGGCAGAGCTCCACGGGCTTCCACTTCTCCGCGTCCGGCGGCACCTGCCCGCTGTGGAACGTCTACGAGACCTTCGCGTGGCCGGGCAAGATCATCACGCAGATCGTGGAGATGCCCGACGGCCGCAACTACCTGTGGGTCGCGCGCACCGTCGAGCGGCGGGCGGCGCGGTACGGGCAGCCCGGGAAGACCTTCGCGATCGGCATCGGCTGCGAGCTGCGGCACGCCCACCGGCTCGTCTACGCCCGCGGCCTGGACCTCTCGGACGCCAACGCCACCCCCATCGGCGCGGGCTGCCGCGTCTGTGAGCGCGCCGGCTGCCCCCAGCGCGCCTTCCCCGCGATCGGCAAGGCTCTGGACATCGACGAGCACCGCTCCACCATCTCGCCCTACCTCGTCCGGTAG